One Pyrus communis chromosome 13, drPyrComm1.1, whole genome shotgun sequence genomic window carries:
- the LOC137713181 gene encoding uncharacterized protein: MALKESLNRFKKQQESAQSLLIGIASDRATATPRPAPAVTKAPAPAVKFSNDTERLQHINTIRKAPVGAQIKRVIDLLRETRLSYTPDQINQECYVDVNANKAVFDSLRNNLKVSYDGKSFSYKSKHRITDKKQLLSLIRKFSEGIPVIDLKDAYPNVMDDLQALKASGDIWLLSNFDSQEDIAYPNDPRLPASKVDDDLKVLFRGIELPRDMIDIEKELQKNGMKPATDTAKRRALAQSQGIPSKTKPKKKKHEITKRTKLTNAHLPELFQNLKK; encoded by the exons ATGGCGTTGAAAGAGAGTTTAAATAGGTTCAAGAAGCAGCAAGAAAGCGCACAGTCACTTCTTATCGGCATTGCATCTGATAGGGCCACAGCAACGCCAAGACCTGCGCCTGCGGTCACTAAGGCTCCTGCTCCAGCTGTCAAATTTTCTAATGATACTGAGAGGCTTCAACATATTAATACCATACGGAAAGCCCCTGTTGGAGCTCAGATCAAGCGTGTTATAGACCTGCTGCGGGAG ACAAGGCTTTCGTACACACCAGATCAAATTAATCAAGAATGTTATGTTGATGTGAATGCTAACAAAGCTGTCTTTGACAGCCTGAGGAATAATCTAAAAGTTTCTTATGATGGGAAGAGCTTCTCTTATAAG TCAAAACATCGTATCACAGACAAAAAACAGTTGCTGTCCTTAATACGGAAATTTTCAGAGGGTATACCGGTCATTGATCTCAAGGATGCTTACCCAAATGTGATGGACGATTTACAG GCTTTGAAAGCTTCAGGTGACATCTGGCTGCTTTCAAACTTTGATTCACAAGAGGACATAGCATATCCAAATGACCCCAGGTTGCCTGCTTCCAAAGTTGATGATGACCTTAAGGTGCTTTTTCGGGGGATTGAATTGCCTCGTGATATGATTGACATTGAGAAAGAGCTCCAGAAGAATGGGATGAAGCCGGCTACGGATACTGCAAAAAGAAGGGCCCTGGCACAGAGTCAAGGCATTCCTAGCAAAACCaaacccaagaagaagaagcacgAGATCACCAAGAGAACCAAGCTTACAAACGCCCATCTGCCGGAGCTTTTCCAGAACCTAAAGAAGTAG